In Deltaproteobacteria bacterium, the genomic window GTCACAACCTGGCTCGTGGGGGAAGTCATCCTTTACGAAATCCTGGGTGCCGAGGCAACCAGGGTTCGGGATGGGGGGAGTGGCCTTGCGCTTTTGCAGTCTGGGGCCAGTCCTGAAAATCCCTAATGATCACTTGAGGTCGGCAATAAGCAGCTTGAAGGGGCGGTGGCCTCTACAAGTCCGCTTGATTTCCTGGTTAGCAACTATTCAAATAGTCCCCTGTATTTACCATATCCTTCTTTTTCCAAATCTTCTCTTGGAATAAACCTAAGAGAAGCAGAGTTGATGCAATATCTGAGACCAGTAGGTTCTGGGCCATCATCAAACACGTGGCCGAGATGTGAATCCGCCTGTTTACTTCTTACTTCTGTTCTAACCGAAAAAAAACTTCGGTCTGCTTTTTCTGCAATCGCGTCAGTTTCAATTGGCTTTGTAAAGCTTGGCCAGCCGGTCTTGGAATCATATTTGTCAAGTGAACTGAAAAGAGGCTCACCGGATACGATATCAACATAGATCCCGGCTTTTTTGTTATTCCAGTATTCATTATTAAAGGCTGTCTCAGTGCCATCCTCTTGAGTGACTTTATATTGAAGAGGCGTTAACTTCTCTTTAAGTTTTTTGTCAGATGGCTTCTTGAAATGAGCTTTGGCGGTATCCATGTCGTCGACCCATGTCTTTTTGAGATATTGGTCACGCCCTGAGCGATATCTGTAGTACTTATACTTCAACGGACTTTTTTTGTAGTAGTCTTGATGATATTCTTCCGCCTCATAAAATTTGGAAAATTGCCGAATTTCTGTAACGATAGAATTGGCATATCTGCCTGATTGGTCAAGCTTCCCCTTTGAGATTTCTGCTAACTGCTTTTGTTTATCATCATGGTAAAAAATAGCGGATTTATATTGAGAACCTCTGTCTACGAACGATCCGCCTGCATCGGTTGGATCGATTTGTCTCCAATAGACATCAAGCAGATCCTGATAAGTTATTCTATCTGGATCATAGGTAATCTGAACGGCTTCAAGATGCCCGGTAGACCCCCGAGACACCTCCTCATAGGTTGGGTTGACTTCATGACCGCCTGTATAACCTGAGATCACTTCAATAACACCGTCAAGTTTTTCAAATGGATGTTCCATGCACCAAAAACAGCCTCCTGCAAAAGTAGCCTTTTCAACGCTCTTGTTTTGCTTACTCATATTCGTACCCTCTGTGTCATTATTTTGGTTGCTATTCGAGCAGTGGCTCAGGAACAAAGACAAAACAAGAACAATCAGCACTATTTTTTTCATAATAAATCCTCCATATCCCCATATGGTGGCATTTAGCGAAATGCTACCAGTAGGCCATCAGGGGCGCCATTCGTTCCGTTACGTCTTCATATCAGCCGTCTATCGTGATCCGG contains:
- the msrB gene encoding peptide-methionine (R)-S-oxide reductase MsrB, which encodes MKKIVLIVLVLSLFLSHCSNSNQNNDTEGTNMSKQNKSVEKATFAGGCFWCMEHPFEKLDGVIEVISGYTGGHEVNPTYEEVSRGSTGHLEAVQITYDPDRITYQDLLDVYWRQIDPTDAGGSFVDRGSQYKSAIFYHDDKQKQLAEISKGKLDQSGRYANSIVTEIRQFSKFYEAEEYHQDYYKKSPLKYKYYRYRSGRDQYLKKTWVDDMDTAKAHFKKPSDKKLKEKLTPLQYKVTQEDGTETAFNNEYWNNKKAGIYVDIVSGEPLFSSLDKYDSKTGWPSFTKPIETDAIAEKADRSFFSVRTEVRSKQADSHLGHVFDDGPEPTGLRYCINSASLRFIPREDLEKEGYGKYRGLFE